A genomic window from Yarrowia lipolytica chromosome 1D, complete sequence includes:
- a CDS encoding uncharacterized protein (Compare to YALI0D03597g, weakly similar to uniprot|Q9C2R0 Neurospora crassa Hypothetical 34.4 kDa protein) produces the protein MFRHAIRSIGLVTPVRVITPTLRASLVLGAVRSQSSHAKPQAPDWIQNLLDEHEGKGYLLADAGLPSQGVSWGEIDSFQHVNNKVYLAWFETARVNMFLKWGTDFQRFMSGQSVAPVMRSVNLAWRYPIKFPDQVTVVHKIDQILDDRFILKGVVIGHKSKKVCARIEEVIVAVDYTKGATKCSIPDDMREFLEQKKREQGAGEYDAQI, from the coding sequence ATGTTTCGTCACGCGATCAGATCAATTGGCCTCGTGACTCCTGTCAGAGTCATTACCCCCACTCTACGTGCTTCTCTGGTTCTCGGGGCAGTTCGTTCTCAGAGTTCGCACGCCAAACCCCAAGCACCCGATTGGATCCAGAATCTGCTCGATGAGCACGAGGGCAAAGGATACTTGCTTGCCGACGCTGGGCTGCCGTCTCAGGGCGTCTCTTGGGGAGAAATTGACTCCTTCCAGCATGTTAACAACAAGGTGTATCTGGCTTGGTTCGAGACCGCCCGTGTTAACATGTTTCTCAAGTGGGGCACGGACTTTCAGCGGTTCATGAGTGGCCAGTCGGTGGCACCGGTCATGCGGTCGGTCAATCTAGCTTGGCGATACCCCATCAAATTCCCCGACCAGGTGACGGTCGTCCACAAAATTGACCAGATTCTCGATGACCGGTTCATTCTCAAGGGCGTCGTGATAGGCcacaagtccaagaaggtgtGTGCACGAATTGAAGAGGTGATTGTCGCTGTCGATTACACTAAGGGTGCCACCAAGTGTTCTATTCCGGACGATATGAGAGAGTTTCTGGAGCAGAAAAAGAGAGAGCAAGGCGCGGGGGAGTATGATGCGCAGATTTAG
- a CDS encoding uncharacterized protein (Compare to YALI0D03575g, similar to uniprot|O14205 Schizosaccharomyces pombe Hypothetical protein C5D6.13 in chromosome I, similar to Saccharomyces cerevisiae VPS74 (YDR372C); ancestral locus Anc_5.442), producing MTENICPRVIALSISNYISRTLDHPPFSVLLTHPLPRGVFSQHLSSALFTRKVYAAFELSSSTSSTTTDLLVVPTQLRGVGTAHTITSMSGLQRRRVNNTASADETWGSSERQTSTVPKTDEDGPKIGYDPKDIRTAEEEEKQPRLTLMEEVLLMGLKDQQGYLSFWNDNISYALRGCIIMELALRGKVQMVNDTNRRRFPISDRYIEVINDKLTGEALLDETIKIMKASEKLTVGTWINYLSGETWNLSKISYQLKQVRERLSKGLVDKGILRTEKRNFFLFDMPTHPVADTGAKEDIKKRVLSLLTARTVVINPSPYLPEGVPFRYLRSVGAVCGAYAANVLENVLADLSYEMRDQAFARADDLLNDFSEWPFVEKPGQTQNVGVNLFQEINDEIAANPNKELQLEVVAGVFDIFANLDSIL from the coding sequence ATGACAGAAAATATATGCCCCCGGGTGATTGCTCTTTCCATCAGCAATTACATTTCTCGTACATTAGACCATCCTCCATTCTCCGTATTGCTTACTCATCCATTACCAAGGGGCGTCTTCTCCCAACACCTGTCATCAGCATTATTCACACGTAAGGTATACGCAGCCTTTGAGCTTAGCAGCAGCACGTCCAGCACAACCACAGacttacttgtagtaccAACACAACTACGAGGAGTAGGCACTGCACACACAATTACATCCATGTCAGGCCTGCAACGACGACGTGTCAACAACACGGCTTCGGCCGACGAGACCTGGGGCAGCTCTGAACGACAGACGTCGACCGTGCCAAAGACGGACGAAGACGGTCCCAAAATCGGATACGACCCCAAAGACATACGCacggcggaggaggaggagaagcagccgCGCCTGACGCtcatggaggaggtgctGCTGATGGGGCTCAAGGACCAGCAAGGGTATCTGTCTTTCTGGAACGACAACATCTCGTACGCGCTGCGGGGCTGCATCATCATGGAGCTGGCTCTACGTGGCAAGGTCCAGATGGTGAACGACACAAACCGCCGACGCTTCCCCATTTCGGACCGGTACATTGAGGTCATCAACGACAAGCTGACAGGCGAGGCGCTGCTGGACGAAACCATCAAAATCATGAAGGCCTCTGAAAAGCTCACCGTCGGCACCTGGATCAATTATCTGTCAGGCGAGACCTGGAACCTGTCCAAGATCAGCTACCAGCTCAAGCAAGTGAGAGAACGGCTTTCCAAGGGCCTGGTCGACAAGGGCATTCTGAGAACCGAGAAACGCAactttttcctttttgATATGCCCACCCACCCCGTCGCAGACACGGgcgccaaggaggacatcAAAAAACGCGTGCTGTCGCTTCTCACCGCACGTACCGTTGTCATCAACCCATCTCCTTATTTGCCCGAGGGCGTGCCCTTCCGATACCTCCGATCTGTCGGAGCAGTATGTGGCGCCTATGCTGCCAACGTGCTTGAAAACGTGCTCGCAGATCTGAGCTACGAGATGCGTGACCAGGCATTTGCACGAGCTGACGATTTGTTGAACGACTTTTCCGAGTGGCCCTTTGTGGAGAAGCCTGGTCAGACCCAGAACGTGGGCGTGAACTTGTTCCAGGAAATCAACGACGAGATTGCAGCCAACCCGAATAAAGAGCTGcagctggaggtggtggctgGAGTGTTTGACATTTTTGCAAACTTGGACAGCATTTTGTGA
- a CDS encoding uncharacterized protein (Compare to YALI0D03531g, similar to Saccharomyces cerevisiae UBP2 (YOR124C); ancestral locus Anc_5.443, similar to uniprot|Q01476 Saccharomyces cerevisiae YOR124c UBP2 ubiquitin-specific proteinase): MLSTYGKSAGRILADVARWTGEPDLLSMSPIDASKVTPVKALNEFLRVDVAPFPESHETKTVMRFVCRKTRMHLEVTVDGHRRAELYDFHYLNEDTDSKEATPVFAQTQAHAQTQRGPDEMDTATPEPEQDQTMADDDNSEVDPNDTPQFTERKHTYICSYTGTKLILTLRPPEFTSQDLLPYSPQAVRQRFKDTEHLKQSSEPSPAACLHTLFKIIDEPLNRGGNKEIKFDNASIQQKIDQSILSSFHFSRDEEKGTWVPPKLYETQNPFTASIRAKLERKMSELYVLIRNSSNKERDHLSSLQIDVTPLEPEVRSVLRLQPENRGPLLLPRAYAQYVTLGVTENASDDILISAYERLSGSDRVLAPYYFEALREAAQQRESEFLIMKVMELMSLGCASLDDVRQAFIKFGLDMDEAESMESEHIAAQVASFYDEQVDQGAAVGPLRMAMETVAQITSCGPLQEFIQLTANDVDLPTAYADLGVEPAVDDDVIITAYEFAQSENNSERLERAFKAIAIDRQAPLLLSFVEKLVPDITSEQEACEVLGISSSATPEDAIAAFREFSDKRRIVTARKALRYLGNEHDSDSIIAELSRDPRSAVQLPQSTYDWPIGLNNIGNTCYLNSLLQYYFAIKPLREEVLQHDGSNVDVGFKLSAGEIRDKRIGGRSVSPSEVKRAQEFIHELALLFNDMIYSNQGYVTPRKNLAYLALVSASQEDEHAETNKGAESEVLNEGESVIEAGGTTDGDEKLAEKEKSVDTDSTLVQSPSTAEPNHEYKAERINETLFGRQQDVTECIENVLFQLEAAVKGDSVDSDGEQDDLVKRLFYGQTKQVLQPVNTNDASKRREKTERFLSLLVDVADGPRDLYDALDSYFGHDLVSLSDGDVIRSLTIGKLPPMLQIQVQRVQFDRDLGRPFKSLAVLKFDEVIYMDRYIDTDDDEVNAKRMEVFKWREERRQLLKDLEGFNAKVENSGTLTENLKLTEQWLLTLKSDVSRVLNLVREEIATRTSRQEAMEADLAELDFKIQSQFAHMKQIGYRIHAVFIHRGEASFGHYWTYIRDHQGGFFRKYNDEKITRVEDSEVMDFDDNNTATPYFLVFVREDLIDSMVEPLYRIEKVEEEKADLIDVDAEEDKEDKMEEEIVSDEGVAEVEKVTETEEVAESEAAPDTTSETTS, encoded by the coding sequence ATGCTCTCTACCTACGGAAAATCGGCCGGCCGCATTCTAGCGGACGTGGCCCGGTGGACCGGTGAGCCGGACCTGCTCTCCATGTCGCCAATTGACGCCTCCAAAGTGACTCCTGTCAAGGCCCTCAACGAGTTTCTGAGGGTCGACGTGGCGCCATTTCCGGAGAGCCACGAGACCAAGACAGTGATGCGCTTTGTGTGCAGAAAGACGCGGATGCACCTGGAGGTCACCGTCGACGGCCACCGACGAGCGGAGCTCTACGACTTCCATTACCTCAACGAAGATACAGACTCCAAAGAAGCAACCCCGGTATTTGCACAGACCCAGGCCCATGCCCAGACACAGCGAGGGCCAGATGAGATGGACACAGCCACTCCCGAACCGGAGCAGGATCAGACTATGGCTGACGATGACAACTCTGAAGTTGACCCTAATGACACGCCTCAGTTTACGGAACGAAAACACACCTACATCTGCTCTTATACAGGCACCAAGCTGATTCTCACACTTCGCCCTCCGGAGTTCACGTCACAGGATCTACTACCGTACTCCCCACAGGCAGTTCGACAACGGTTCAAGGACACGGAGCATCTCAAACAGTCTTCTGAACCCTCCCCTGCTGCCTGTCTTCATACTCTGTTCAAAATCATCGACGAACCGCTCAACCGAGGTGGTAACAAGGAAATCAAGTTTGACAACGCTTCGATCCAGCAGAAAATCGACCAGTCTATTTTGTCGTCGTTCCATTTCTCGAGAGACGAAGAAAAGGGCACGTGGGTACCTCCCAAGCTCTACGAGACTCAGAACCCGTTCACTGCATCTATCAGGGCGAAGCTAGAGCGGAAAATGTCAGAGCTTTATGTTCTTATTCGAAATTccagcaacaaggagcgagaTCATCTGAGCAGCCTACAGATTGACGTGACTCCCCTTGAACCCGAAGTTCGGTCTGTGCTGCGTCTCCAGCCCGAAAATAGAGGCcctctgcttctgccaCGAGCCTACGCTCAGTATGTGACTCTGGGTGTGACGGAAAACGCCTCCGACGACATTTTGATTTCTGCATACGAACGTCTGTCGGGTTCAGATAGAGTACTTGCGCCGTACTACTTTGAGGCACTTAGAGAAGCCGCCCAGCAGCGAGAGTCTGAGTTTCTCATCATGAAGGTGATGGAGCTCATGTCGTTAGGCTGTGCTTCATTGGATGACGTGAGACAGGCATTCATCAAGTTTGGTCTGGACATGGATGAGGCCGAGTCCATGGAGTCTGAACATATTGCTGCGCAGGTGGCGTCCTTTTACGATGAACAGGTggaccaaggagctgctgtGGGGCCCCTACGTATGGCAATGGAGACTGTCGCTCAAATTACGTCCTGTGGTCCTCTTCAGGAGTTCATTCAGCTCACTGCCAATGATGTGGATCTTCCCACCGCGTATGCTGATCTGGGAGTAGAACCCGCTGTCGACGATGATGTCATTATTACGGCCTACGAGTTTGCACAGAGCGAAAACAACTCTGAGCGTCTAGAGAGGGCATTCAAAGCGATTGCTATCGATAGACAGGCTCCTTTGCTTCTCAGCTTTGTGGAAAAACTTGTTCCTGATATTACTTCTGAACAGGAGGCATGTGAGGTGCTTGGAATCTCGTCTTCTGCTACTCCCGAGGATGCTATCGCTGCTTTCAGAGAGTTTTCTGACAAGAGACGCATTGTCACTGCTCGAAAAGCACTTCGATACCTTGGCAATGAGCACGACAGCGACTCCATCATTGCTGAGCTCTCTAGAGATCCTCGTTCGGCTGTTCAGCTTCCCCAATCGACGTATGATTGGCCCATTGGTCTCAACAACATTGGTAACACGTGCTACCTCAACTCTCTGTTGCAGTACTATTTTGCTATCAAACCATTGAGGGAAGAGGTGTTGCAGCATGACGGCAGCAATGTCGATGTGGGCTTCAAGTTGTCAGCCGGTGAAATTCGAGATAAGCGTATTGGTGGTCGTTCAGTCTCCCCGTCGGAGGTGAAGCGAGCCCAGGAGTTTATTCATGAGCTTGCATTGCTGTTCAACGACATGATTTACTCGAATCAGGGCTACGTGACTCCCAGAAAGAATTTGGCTTACCTGGCCTTGGTTTCGGCATCTCAAGAAGACGAGCATGCTGAGACTAACAAAGGGGCTGAATCGGAAGTGCTCAATGAAGGAGAGAGTGTCATCGAAGCAGGTGGTACCACCGATGGAGACGAAAAGCTGGCTGAGAAGGAAAAATCGGTTGACACAGACTCGACTCTAGTTCAGTCCCCTTCCACTGCAGAGCCTAATCACGAGTACAAGGCTGAGCGAATCAACGAGACGTTGTTTGGTCGACAGCAGGATGTCACTGAGTGCATTGAGAACGTTTTGTTCCAGCTTGAAGCAGCTGTTAAGGGTGATTCTGTGGACTCTGATGGAGAACAGGATGATCTTGTGAAACGGCTCTTTTACGGTCAGACCAAACAAGTTCTGCAGCCCGTCAACACCAACGATGCTAGTAAACGTCGTGAGAAGACTGAGCGATTCCTTTCTCTTCTTGTTGACGTTGCGGATGGCCCTCGAGATTTGTACGATGCGCTAGACTCATACTTCGGCCACGATCTTGTCTCACTTTCCGATGGAGATGTTATTCGGTCACTCACTATCGGCAAACTACCTCCCATGCTGCAGATTCAGGTTCAGCGGGTCCAGTTTGACCGAGACCTGGGCCGTCCCTTCAAGTCGCTTGCCGTTCTCAAGTTTGACGAAGTCATTTACATGGATCGATACATTGACActgatgacgacgaggtAAATGCCAAGCGAATGGAGGTGTTCAAGTGGCGAGAAGAGCGAcgccagctgctcaaggatCTCGAGGGGTTCAATGCCAAGGTGGAGAACTCTGGTACTCTTACCGAAAACCTCAAGCTCACCGAGCAGTGGCTTCTGACGCTAAAGTCGGATGTCAGTAGAGTCCTGAATCTTGTGCgggaggagattgccacCCGCACCTCCCGCCAGGAAGCCATGGAGGCGGACTTGGCTGAGCTAGACTTTAAGATTCAGTCCCAGTTTGCACACATGAAGCAGATTGGCTACAGAATCCATGCTGTGTTTATCCACAGAGGCGAAGCGTCTTTCGGACACTACTGGACGTACATCAGAGACCATCAGGGCGGCTTTTTCAGAAAGTACAacgacgagaagatcacGCGAGTGGAGGACTCAGAGGTGATGGACTTTGACGACAATAATACCGCCACGCCGTACTTTTTGGTTTTTGTGCGCGAAGATTTGATCGACTCCATGGTCGAGCCGCTGTATAGAATcgagaaggtggaggaggaaaaggcGGATTTGATTGATGTTGATGCGGAGGAAGATaaggaggacaagatggaggaggagattgtgtCTGATGAGGGTGTTGCtgaggtggagaaggtgactGAGACAGAGGAGGTGGCTGAATCTGAAGCTGCACCTGACACTACTTCGGAGACCACTTCCTAG
- a CDS encoding uncharacterized protein (Compare to YALI0D03619g, similar to Saccharomyces cerevisiae MSM1 (YGR171C); ancestral locus Anc_5.176, similar to uniprot|P22438 Saccharomyces cerevisiae YGR171c MSM1 methionyl-tRNA synthetase): MLRVLRTPKTGVFRQCRLISTNYVTTPIFYPNAEPHVGHLYSMVLADVIKRYNGLNGKDTYLLTGIDEHGLKIQTAAEKLNLQPKILCDQLAEKFKQLAEVGNIDNNRFMRTTDADHVNTVNDMWDRLTKAGYIYKGSHSGYYCVSDETYYPRDKCHEVNGRLVSIETGKEVEWTEEENYFFRLSAMRDKLLEFYNANPEFVMPKEVYRGIVDEVSRDLPDLSISRPTNRLSWGIPVPGDDSQVIYVWLDALVNYATAQGFDTVSEAVHIVGKDIQRFHAIYWPAFLLAAGIKPPKSVLVHSHWISEGQKMSKSIGNVVDPMHVISKYGSDSVRFLLMCDGHLHKDNDFTETKIAEKHNTMLVNKLGNLLMRITSAKFNLVDSLEQPRQKTVEDMAEFFGPEFTTTRNELIRALKELPDVYKADMARGSTPKTITDLYYVINLANKHVEETKPWSFKEKEIPAMILREAAETARIALILMQPFTPEFATKGLDRLGVKKERRTMEWAGLYVDGEYGEGKNYKGGYPIQRIQE; this comes from the coding sequence ATGTTGAGAGTTTTACGGACGCCCAAAACGGGCGTTTTCCGCCAGTGCCGACTCATCTCGACCAACTACGTCACCACTCCCATTTTCTACCCCAATGCCGAGCCGCATGTGGGACATCTCTACAGCATGGTTCTGGCGGATGTCATCAAACGATACAACGGTCTGAATGGAAAAGACACGTATTTGCTGACAGGCATTGATGAGCACGGCCTGAAGATCCAGACTGCGGCCGAAAAGCTGAATTTACAGCCCAAGATTCTGTGTGATCAGCTGGCAGAGAAATTCAAACAGCTGGCAGAGGTGGGAAACATTGATAACAACCGGTTCATGCGCACCACCGACGCTGATCACGTTAATACCGTCAACGACATGTGGGATCGTCTTACTAAGGCTGGATATATCTACAAGGGTAGCCATTCAGGCTACTATTGTGTTTCCGATGAGACTTACTATCCCCGAGACAAGTGCCATGAGGTCAATGGACGTCTGGTGAGCATTGAAACAGGCAAAGAGGTGGAATGGACCGAGGAAGAAAACTACTTTTTCCGACTTAGTGCCATGCGAGACAagttgttggagttttACAATGCCAACCCGGAGTTTGTCATGCCTAAGGAGGTGTACCGGGGCATTGTTGACGAGGTGTCGCGTGATCTACCAGACCTGTCCATTTCTCGACCCACAAATCGACTTTCCTGGGGCATTCCTGTCCCTGGAGACGATTCTCAGGTAATTTACGTTTGGCTTGATGCTCTTGTTAACTACGCCACTGCCCAGGGCTTTGATACGGTTTCCGAGGCGGTTCATATCGTCGGCAAGGACATTCAGCGATTCCATGCTATTTACTGGCCTGCTTTTCTGCTGGCTGCCGGAATCAAGCCACCCAAGTCTGTTCTGGTGCATTCTCATTGGATCTCCGAAGGCCAGAAGATGAGCAAGAGCATTGGCAATGTTGTGGACCCGATGCACGTGATTTCCAAGTATGGCTCGGATTCTGTGCGGTTCCTCCTCATGTGTGACGGCCATCTGCATAAAGATAACGATTTCACCGAAACCAAGATTGCAGAGAAACACAACACCATGCTGGTCAACAAGCTGGGCAATCTGCTGATGCGAATCACGTCGGCCAAGTTCAATCTAGTAGATAGTCTGGAACAGCCTCGACAAAAGACTGTGGAGGATATGGCTGAGTTCTTCGGTCCGGAGTTTACAACTACTCGAAACGAGCTGATTCGAGcgctcaaggagctgccGGACGTTTACAAGGCAGACATGGCCCGTGGTTCGACCCCCAAGACCATCACAGACTTGTATTATGTGATTAATCTGGCTAATAAGCATGTGGAGGAAACCAAGCCGTGGAGtttcaaggagaaggagattcCTGCCATGATTCTACGTGAGGCCGCCGAAACTGCGAGAATTGCGCTCATTCTCATGCAGCCCTTTACCCCCGAGTTTGCCACTAAGGGTCTCGATAGACTGGGtgtgaagaaggagagaagGACCATGGAGTGGGCGGGCTTGTATGTTGATGGAGAGTATGGAGAGGGCAAGAATTACAAGGGCGGGTATCCTATTCAGAGGATTCAGGAGTGA
- a CDS encoding uncharacterized protein (Compare to YALI0D03641g, no similarity) gives MSPGNSPQQSPCSSSPSQPGMSPVKSPVSSLPPLNGSLNVAKRRKVDGLSPSDHRRVYSAASPKGGGDETGSREAAVSAGSMVSLVTPSKRSVSTPARLGTPRGGQRTPSLADRPIPVLMPREEEDDVSRSRRSSYANLYVMEETTADIDDKGDASAITATTSTATTASNDKSISPTSSEADTVSANKGKEVEKATPENTSASAIDTSQSSDKSFSESAPIESVESAKLKATLLPPPEVSERLEPPASPKKEVTKLK, from the coding sequence atgtcGCCCGGAAACTCGCCACAACAGTCGCCATGTAGCTCGTCACCTTCGCAGCCCGGAATGTCGCCCGTTAAGTCGCCCGTGTCGTCTCTACCGCCTCTCAACGGCTCTCTGAACGTTGCTAAGCGGCGGAAGGTGGACGGACTGTCCCCCAGTGACCACAGAAGGGTCTactctgctgcttctcctaAGGGAGGTGGCGACGAAACAGGCTCGCGCGAGGCTGCTGTTTCAGCAGGGAGCATGGTCTCACTGGTAACGCCTAGTAAACGGTCAGTGAGTACTCCTGCACGTTTGGGTACTCCTCGAGGGGGCCAAAGAACACCAAGTCTGGCAGACCGACCGATTCCGGTGCTGATGcccagagaagaggaggatgacgTGTCGAGAAGCAGGAGGTCCAGTTATGCGAATTTGTATgtgatggaggagacgacCGCAGACATTGATGACAAAGGAGATGCTTCGGCAATTACAGCCACCACTTCCACAGCCACAACCGCATCCAACGACAAAAGCATATCGCCGACTTCTTCCGAAGCTGATACCGTATCAGCAAACAAGGGAAAGGAAGTTGAGAAGGCGACTCCGGAGAACACAAGTGCATCCGCTATCGACACCTCACAATCATCTGACAAATCTTTCTCGGAATCTGCCCCGATTGAGTCTGTCGAGTCCGCCAAGCTTAAAGCAACGCTGCTTCCCCCGCCAGAGGTTTCGGAACGGTTGGAGCCTCCTGCCTCGCCCAAAAAAGAGGTAACCAAGCTGAAGTAG